One Halobaculum sp. CBA1158 DNA segment encodes these proteins:
- a CDS encoding TatD family hydrolase, translating to MSEDLGTPVLDDHLHLDPEHGRGMDAVDDFARLGGTHLIVVNKPSWLLGPIPSEREDFRRAFEATLDAVAAASERLRGTAWAVLGVHPGLVSRLVDDEGYDPEEARSLMCDGIDVAAEYVAEGRALGLKSGRPHYEVSDAVWNASNAVMRRAFEHGAELDCPVQLHTEASEDLSEIATWAAEAGMDPKRVVKHYAAGRLAGPTPSVMSEKDRLRRAAESGAPFLMETDFVDDPEKPGMVMGPKTVPRRVRWLLEEGYDEAVRTAHVETPRAVYEIDTEATLADAE from the coding sequence ATGAGCGAGGACCTCGGCACGCCCGTCCTGGACGACCACCTCCACCTCGACCCGGAGCACGGCCGCGGGATGGACGCGGTCGACGACTTCGCGCGCCTGGGCGGGACGCACCTGATCGTCGTCAACAAGCCCTCCTGGCTCCTGGGACCGATTCCGAGCGAGCGCGAGGACTTCCGGCGGGCGTTCGAGGCGACCCTGGACGCCGTCGCGGCCGCGAGCGAGCGACTCCGCGGCACGGCGTGGGCCGTCCTCGGCGTCCACCCCGGTCTTGTCTCGCGGCTCGTCGACGACGAGGGGTACGACCCCGAGGAGGCGCGGTCGCTGATGTGCGACGGGATCGACGTGGCCGCCGAGTACGTCGCCGAGGGGCGCGCGCTGGGACTCAAGTCGGGGCGGCCGCACTACGAGGTGAGCGACGCCGTCTGGAACGCTTCGAACGCCGTGATGCGCCGGGCGTTCGAGCACGGAGCCGAGCTGGACTGTCCGGTGCAACTCCACACCGAGGCCAGCGAGGACCTCTCCGAGATCGCGACGTGGGCGGCGGAGGCGGGGATGGACCCGAAGCGGGTCGTGAAACACTACGCGGCCGGACGACTCGCCGGACCGACGCCGAGCGTGATGAGCGAGAAAGACCGGCTCCGTCGGGCCGCCGAGTCCGGAGCGCCGTTCCTGATGGAGACGGACTTCGTCGACGACCCGGAGAAGCCGGGGATGGTGATGGGTCCGAAAACCGTCCCGCGGCGGGTCCGGTGGCTACTGGAGGAGGGATACGACGAGGCCGTGCGGACCGCCCACGTCGAGACGCCGCGGGCGGTGTACGAGATCGACACCGAGGCGACGCTGGCCGACGCGGAGTGA
- a CDS encoding replication factor C large subunit, with protein MTDWTERYRPSSLSELRGNDKAVSALREWADGWEDHREAVVLHGSPGIGKTSAAHALAADRGWQTVELNASDKRTGDVIERYAGRAANNATLGGSSGGDDTGGRQLVILDEADNIHGNYDRGGKSAVTKLVKDSGQPVVLIANEYYDMSRGLRNATQDIEFRDVGKRSIVPVLRDICRKEDIEFDADALDRIAERNSGDLRGAVNDLQAVADGRDRLALEDVITGDRDRSMDIFPFLDLVLKEGESAREALQASYDVDETPDDLTKWIEDNMLKVYDAEEATRAYDRLADADKWLGRVWATQDYSYWRYAGDNLSAGVAAARDGTKGGWTRWGRPQFYHSTSDTSDYVVRAIAERGGFSMDTARRAVLPYLQAMTHHCKPRELTVEMAAAYEFEEKHVSLVTGSGETTNKVESIVEDAEELRAERMEAHSGGAFAGVAPSTAAERAADEDANGDGGDADRGDAAGDDGQTSLADAAGDGDSDGDEHADDDARDADPEAAEEDDGQSGLSDFM; from the coding sequence ATGACCGACTGGACGGAGCGCTATCGCCCGTCGTCGCTCTCGGAGCTCCGGGGCAACGACAAGGCGGTGTCCGCGCTGCGGGAGTGGGCCGACGGGTGGGAGGATCACCGCGAGGCCGTCGTCCTGCACGGCTCGCCGGGGATCGGCAAGACCTCGGCGGCGCACGCGCTGGCGGCCGACAGGGGGTGGCAGACCGTCGAGTTGAACGCCTCCGACAAGCGCACCGGGGACGTGATCGAGCGGTACGCCGGTCGCGCGGCCAACAACGCGACGCTCGGCGGTTCCTCGGGCGGCGACGACACCGGCGGCCGCCAACTCGTCATCCTCGACGAGGCGGACAACATCCACGGCAACTACGACCGCGGCGGCAAGAGCGCGGTGACGAAACTGGTGAAAGACTCCGGCCAGCCGGTGGTGCTCATCGCCAACGAGTACTACGACATGAGCCGCGGCCTGCGGAACGCGACCCAGGACATCGAGTTCCGCGACGTGGGCAAGCGCTCCATCGTTCCGGTGCTCCGGGACATCTGCCGCAAGGAGGACATCGAGTTCGACGCCGACGCGCTCGACCGCATCGCCGAGCGCAACAGCGGGGACCTCCGCGGGGCGGTCAACGACCTCCAGGCGGTCGCCGACGGCAGGGACCGACTCGCGCTGGAGGACGTGATCACCGGCGACCGCGACCGATCCATGGACATCTTCCCGTTCCTCGATCTGGTGCTCAAGGAAGGCGAATCCGCTCGAGAAGCCCTGCAGGCCAGCTACGACGTGGACGAGACGCCCGACGACCTCACGAAGTGGATCGAGGACAACATGCTGAAGGTGTACGACGCGGAGGAGGCGACCCGCGCGTACGACCGCCTCGCCGACGCCGATAAGTGGCTCGGCCGCGTGTGGGCGACGCAGGACTACTCGTACTGGCGGTACGCCGGCGACAACCTCTCGGCGGGCGTCGCCGCCGCCCGCGACGGCACCAAGGGCGGCTGGACCCGCTGGGGCCGCCCGCAGTTCTACCACTCCACCTCGGACACGAGCGACTACGTCGTCCGCGCCATCGCCGAGCGCGGCGGCTTCTCGATGGACACCGCCCGCCGCGCCGTGCTCCCGTACCTCCAGGCGATGACCCATCACTGCAAGCCCCGGGAGCTGACGGTCGAGATGGCCGCCGCCTACGAGTTCGAGGAGAAGCACGTCTCCCTCGTCACCGGCTCCGGGGAGACGACGAACAAGGTGGAGTCCATCGTCGAGGACGCCGAGGAACTGCGCGCCGAGCGGATGGAAGCACACTCCGGCGGCGCGTTCGCCGGCGTCGCCCCGAGCACGGCGGCGGAGCGAGCGGCCGACGAGGACGCGAACGGCGACGGCGGGGACGCCGACAGGGGGGACGCCGCCGGCGACGACGGACAGACGAGCCTCGCGGACGCCGCAGGAGACGGGGACAGCGACGGAGACGAGCACGCGGACGACGACGCTCGCGACGCCGACCCCGAGGCGGCCGAGGAGGACGACGGGCAGTCCGGGCTGTCGGACTTCATGTGA
- a CDS encoding COX15/CtaA family protein translates to MTRGPEWLTFRRYVAVTTGMALTLISLGIYTAATGAGLACAQQWPLCDGGVLPQSIPSFIEWFHRLWAMITGFMILGAAAWSWFGRDRIASRTRYALTLATVLTPLQAAFGAITVTLNGALPGGYSAPVHAAHFLTGFSIFALLTYGTLLAYRGRFSRGTLSRIRVAVGVGLAGLVVAWALSRLSPVIAYSPAVQALFYAASLATFGALLASAMWLNERGEIAAPAAVAAAATLLFVGMVFGRDIVLYTAAVRFVNWLVFALATALTAGAAWSLRGAEPEVERPVYGSTDD, encoded by the coding sequence ATGACACGCGGACCCGAGTGGCTCACCTTCCGTCGGTACGTGGCGGTCACGACGGGGATGGCGCTGACGCTCATCTCGCTCGGTATCTACACGGCCGCGACCGGCGCTGGACTGGCCTGCGCCCAGCAGTGGCCGCTGTGCGACGGTGGCGTCCTGCCGCAGTCGATCCCCTCGTTCATCGAGTGGTTCCACAGGCTGTGGGCGATGATCACGGGGTTCATGATCCTCGGCGCGGCCGCGTGGTCGTGGTTCGGCCGCGACCGGATCGCGTCGCGGACGCGGTACGCGCTCACCCTCGCGACCGTGCTCACCCCGTTGCAGGCCGCCTTCGGCGCGATCACCGTGACGCTGAACGGAGCGCTGCCGGGCGGGTACTCCGCGCCGGTACACGCCGCGCACTTCCTGACCGGCTTCTCGATCTTCGCGCTGTTGACGTACGGCACGCTGCTCGCGTATCGCGGTCGCTTCTCGCGAGGGACGCTCTCGCGGATCCGGGTGGCGGTCGGCGTCGGGCTGGCGGGACTGGTGGTCGCGTGGGCGCTGTCGCGGCTGTCGCCGGTGATCGCCTACTCGCCGGCGGTGCAGGCCCTGTTCTACGCGGCGTCGCTGGCGACCTTCGGGGCGCTGCTGGCGTCGGCGATGTGGCTGAACGAACGGGGGGAGATTGCGGCTCCCGCCGCCGTCGCCGCGGCCGCGACGCTGCTGTTCGTGGGGATGGTGTTCGGGCGCGATATCGTGCTCTACACCGCGGCCGTCCGGTTCGTGAACTGGCTCGTGTTCGCGCTGGCGACGGCGCTGACGGCGGGGGCGGCGTGGTCGCTGCGTGGGGCCGAACCCGAGGTCGAGCGGCCCGTCTACGGCTCCACCGACGACTGA
- a CDS encoding alcohol dehydrogenase catalytic domain-containing protein: MQAAVLREYGEPLDVTDVPEPDCEPHGVVVDVEACGICRSDWHAWMGHGEWADDRVPLDYVLGHEPAGTVIEVGERVESVDEGDRVAVPFNLGCGACPECVNGHGNTCLDGRALGFERAAPGAFAERVHLPHADYNAMRLPEGVAARDVAALGCRFMTAFHALTHRARVDAGEWVAVHGCGGVGLSAVQVADAIGARVIAVDVDADALERAAAAGADETLRGDAVDVPSEVEAITGRGAHVSLDALGRAETCRNSVACLRERGTHVQVGLTTDAEEGEVSLPTDAMTRWEVDFLGSRGMPPTRYDELLGLLEAGDLDPSALVGREVGLEAVPDRLAAMTTYDTDGVEVLTF; encoded by the coding sequence ATGCAAGCGGCCGTCCTCCGCGAGTACGGGGAGCCACTCGACGTGACCGACGTGCCCGAACCGGACTGCGAGCCCCACGGCGTCGTCGTCGACGTGGAGGCGTGCGGGATCTGCCGGTCGGACTGGCACGCCTGGATGGGCCACGGCGAGTGGGCCGACGATCGGGTCCCTCTCGACTACGTGCTCGGGCACGAGCCCGCCGGCACCGTGATCGAGGTCGGCGAACGGGTGGAGTCCGTCGACGAGGGCGACCGCGTCGCCGTCCCGTTCAACCTCGGGTGCGGCGCGTGCCCCGAGTGCGTGAACGGCCACGGGAACACCTGCCTCGACGGCCGCGCGCTCGGCTTCGAGCGCGCCGCGCCCGGCGCGTTCGCCGAGCGGGTCCACCTCCCGCACGCCGACTACAACGCGATGCGCCTCCCGGAGGGCGTCGCCGCCCGCGACGTGGCCGCGCTCGGCTGTCGGTTCATGACCGCCTTCCACGCGCTGACACACCGCGCCCGCGTCGACGCCGGCGAGTGGGTCGCCGTCCACGGCTGCGGCGGCGTCGGGCTCTCCGCGGTCCAGGTCGCCGACGCGATCGGAGCCCGCGTGATCGCCGTCGACGTGGACGCCGACGCGCTCGAGCGCGCGGCCGCGGCGGGAGCCGACGAGACGCTCCGCGGCGACGCGGTCGACGTGCCGAGCGAGGTCGAGGCGATCACGGGGCGGGGCGCGCACGTCTCGCTGGACGCGCTCGGGCGGGCGGAGACGTGCCGGAACTCCGTCGCCTGCCTCCGCGAACGCGGCACGCACGTCCAGGTCGGGCTGACGACCGACGCCGAGGAGGGCGAGGTGAGCCTCCCCACGGACGCGATGACGCGCTGGGAGGTGGACTTCCTCGGCTCGCGCGGGATGCCGCCGACGCGCTACGACGAACTGCTCGGACTGCTGGAGGCCGGGGATCTGGACCCAAGCGCGCTCGTCGGTCGGGAGGTCGGACTGGAGGCCGTGCCGGACCGACTGGCAGCGATGACGACGTACGACACCGACGGTGTCGAGGTCCTCACGTTCTGA
- a CDS encoding type IV pilin → MTPAIATVTMVAITVVLAAVVGAAMLGFAGGLRTGGPQVSVDFTYRTAGVGYEVVATVTGGRTITGERTGNVSLVADGGPEHVVPESEYPIGAGDSIVLGEDTGGTVSSGTAVRLVWSSPDGERTRILARGRTPY, encoded by the coding sequence GTGACGCCGGCGATCGCGACGGTGACGATGGTCGCGATCACGGTGGTGCTGGCGGCGGTAGTCGGCGCGGCGATGCTCGGGTTCGCGGGCGGTCTGCGGACCGGCGGGCCGCAGGTGTCGGTGGACTTCACCTACCGCACGGCCGGCGTCGGGTACGAGGTCGTCGCGACCGTCACCGGCGGGCGGACGATCACCGGGGAGCGGACCGGGAACGTCTCGCTCGTCGCCGACGGCGGACCCGAACACGTGGTGCCGGAGTCCGAGTACCCGATCGGCGCGGGCGACTCGATCGTGCTCGGCGAGGACACCGGCGGGACCGTCTCGTCTGGAACCGCCGTTCGGCTGGTGTGGTCGAGTCCCGACGGGGAGCGGACGCGGATCCTCGCGCGCGGTCGAACGCCGTACTGA